In Rhinoraja longicauda isolate Sanriku21f chromosome 29, sRhiLon1.1, whole genome shotgun sequence, the sequence CAAAGAACAAAACTCCGGACTCATTACAAGTCATCAGCATCGACTGCATTTGGTTTGGTTGCCAACAGACATGTTGTGATAGTTACCTGCATGAATAGTTTGGCTATGTTTAAAGGCTCTAAATAGTATTGCATGAAACtgggtcggtcaggcagcattctctggagaacgtgataGGCGATGGTTCGGATGAGATCCTCATTCAGTCACgagagaagaggcaggacaaagcatggcaggtgataggtggacacaggaaaGGCGGTAGGACttatgataggcagatagttggaacaaaggccagagattaaagcaggtgtgagacagaaagattgaagagctgcaaattgtgaagccagaggaatagGGAGAGGGAAGAAATAGGCGCGAGTTCAGGTGGGGGCACAGGGGTGGGTGGAGAAAGTGAGGATGCGAGGAAGAAAGGGTGGATTTTAGAGACTACATACAAAtggagttcaatgttcataccattgggttgtaagctttcGTGTGGTGACCAAGTGGTTAGAATGTTAAACTAACTCCTACTTTAGCAACACCAACCCTAGATACGCAAGTACGTTGATGTGGGAAAGTGACTAGATCAAAAGGAAAAGTGTCCCATTACCGATTGAGATTGAACAGCACGTAATAGCTGCCACCTCACCCAAAGGCAATGTGTTTCTTTGCCTCCCTTACGACAACTCACCAAGCCACTGAGAACAGGCAAAGCAAGTGCTTTTAGGAAGGGAATGAACCGTCTGACAGATAACCTATTGAGAGTTCTGAAAAGATTCAGAACGTATTGGAGACATACATCGATATAATGCTGCTCTAATCCATGCTGTTAGACAAAGGACACCTCTTCAGAATGTTTTGAAGTGTTTAATTCAAAgtcaaattttaatttaaaaccaGCTTCAAATTGACAGCAAGGGGCTAATTGCAACTCAAGATGCCCATCCATACCTTTCATTTCTCCTTTGTTATTTACtatcactcctgcattgtcttcgaAGTAAAGGAACACGCCGTCTTTTCTCCGGTATGCTTTCCGCTGCCGTATCACAACTGCAGGATGCACTGCAACAGGACCACACAAAAACATGAGACATAGTGAAGAGCGGGCAGCAGCCCAATCCGCACCACCGCGTTCTCACCCAGCCTTGACGCCAACCTCAGCTTCTCACACACGAATTGATTCAGTTGAAAACCTCAAAATAATTTCACttaacgatttacaatttttgcaggagccccccccccccccccccccttactgtTGATGTGCAAGGCATAAAGAACAAAACTCCGGACTCATTACAAGTCATCGGCATCGACTGCGTTTGGTTTGGTTGCCAACATGCATGTCCTgatagttatcacaaaatgcgggagtaactcagcggtcaggcagcatctcaggagagaaggaatgggtgatgtttcgggtcgagacccttcttcagactgatagttgtGATAGTTACATGCGTGAAGAGCTTGGCTATGTTTAAACAGGACGGACATGGTTGAAAAAAGGCTCTAAATAGCCTTGTATGAAGTTTGTCAGCAGCATTGCTAGCCGAACCCAAAGGTTAGGAGTTCAAACCCCCACTCCAGACATGAACACAAATGTGCAGGTGCACCAAGAGGGCCCCTGCATTATATTTATTGAATGTTGTACAGACACTGGGATATAGTAcaaaaacaggccccttggctcgagtccacgccgaccagcggtcacctctTACacgaacactattctacacaccagggacaattttacaatttaccagggccaattaacctacaaacctgttggaatgtgggtggaacatccagagaaagcccacatggtcacagggaaaacatgtaaactgtgcagacagcacccagaatgggaatcaaatctgggtgtctggcgttgtaaggccgcaactctaccgttgcaccactgtgccgaccaaGCTGTTCAAATGTTATGCCGATGACAGAAGATACTCATGACACTGCGCATTCAAGTTATTGGTGCCGTGACCAAGATTTATAAACTAAAAAAGCTTTTTTCCCCAGGAATGTAGGCCACGCTGCTGTGTGCAGACTGGCTGCTGCTCTCTCCCAGTTGCATTGTTCCCAGGCCATGGAAGGCGTTACACCGATGCaggtcggcacggtagcgcagcggtagagttgctgctttacagcgaatgcagcgccggagactcaggttcgatcctgactacgggtgctgcactgtaaggagtttgtacgttctccccgtgacctgcgtgggttttctccgagatcttcggtttcctcccacactccaaagacgtacaggtatgtaggttaattggctgggtaaatgtaaaaattgtccctagtgggtgtaggatagtgttaatgtgcggggatcactgggcggcacggacttggtgggccgaaaaggcctgtttccggctgtatatatatgatatgataggtcatTCTCTCCGTAATGCTAGTGAACTGTTCCACTGTCGATTGAGGATGTACAGCACAAAGTATCTGCAATCTCACCCGAGAGCAATGAATGAATTTACTTTCCCCATCCTTGACAATCACCACAGCCACGGCATGGGCCAAGCAAGTCCTTTTAGGAGGGTGACCCATTCACTGTCAGTGGAACAACCTCAGGATATCCCATGACATGGGTACTCGATACGCCAAAGAATGACAGTAGACTTTCACTCAGAGCAGTTTAATGATGAAAATGAAACACAACATAACTCAACATACCAATGTAACCTCCAATATTTGAAGCGGCTGCTCAAAAATGGGCTCCATACTTCCTGAAATCACCATCCCCgtgctgtgtttagtttagagattcagtaaagaaacaggtccttcggcctaccaagtctgcaacgaccagcgatcccgtacatcaacactatcctacgcacactggggacaatttgcaattataccaagccaattaacctacaaacccctgtctttggagtgcgagaggaaacccagagcacctggagcaatccaaaacccacgcaggccacggggagaacgtacaaactccacacagacagcacccatagtcaggatagaacccgggtctccggcgctgtgccaCGAAGTGTAGACACCATGGAGCAACAAACCATTCGTAGCACATCCTGACAATAGATAATTTGACTTGAAAATGAACATATTTCATGAAGATTTACATTCCGCTTCATCCACTGGGAGGAAATGTAAAACACATCTACAATACTGCTTCCCTCAGCAACCCCACGTTCCAGAATTACCTTTCTGTGGACTAACAGGTTATTGTGGCGGGATGATCTACTGACTTAGACGCTTGCACAGCGCAGCATCCTCACGACTCCGACTTCAAAGAGCTCACTCACCCTTTTTCCTGAGCTCTGGTTTGCCCTTCTTCACGGTTGCCATAACCATGTCCCCAACGCCGGCGGCTGGCAGCCTGTTCAGCCGCCCTTTGATCCCTTTGACGGAGATGATGTACAGGTTCTTGGCACCTGAAAGCACATGGCCACAAAACTGAGGAAACTTTGCCACCCACACCTGTTCAGAATAAAAGATGCAGTTCTGGTACCTGATATTGTTTGTTATTGCCACGTGTgctgagacacagtgaaaaggtttgtttgctTGCCACCACTCAAATCAAACTATACACAAGTACtatcaagtcatacacaagtcAAAAATAAGTGTAGAATATAGTACTAcgggaaaaaaaacaaattcacaatgaggtaggttggaagatgggCACCACACCCCAGATTATGGCAGAACTGTTCAGTTGTCTGAAAACAacaggggagaagctgttcctgaatcactTTCCAGGTTTCGTATCTTCGGACcgagaggggaggaggaatgaCCGTGATGATTATGTTagtttgattatgttagctgcccGCCCATCCAAGGCAGggggaagtgcagatggagtcgatggtggggaggctggaCTTTCAGTGCACCATCAACCGATTGCATACAATCAGGTGTCCTACGTCAGTTAACCGCAGACTTTGGATTTATTCACAATCTGCAACCAACGCAGCCAGAAACTGCATGCAAACACAATGGAATCTGCAATACTCAATCTATCACATGGGTCAACAAAACAAATGTCTTCTGCAAATAACAAACACTACAGGAAATAAAACAATTTGAGattcagtatggaaacaagcccctccaCCCTCTCAATCTCCGCCGTCCATCACTTATCCATTCTAACTATGTAGGAATGATCTGCAGaaattggtttaaaccgaacacactaaatgctggagtgactcagtgggataggcagcatctctagagagaaggaatgggcgacatttcaggtcgagacacgagtcacccattccttgcctgtcccgctgagttatcccagcatttagTGTCGACCCAGTCGAACTAGTTCTatgtatcccacattctcatccattccctgcacactatgggcaatttacggggccaattaatctataagctcgcacccggaagaaacccgggtagtcacagggagaacgtgcaaacgccacacggacagcacccgagatcaggatagaacctgggtcgctgttgctgtgaggcagcagctctgccaactGCACCACAATGTACATTTTATACCATTCCATGGACAAGGTGACTCACAGGTTGTGCACGGTTTCTTGTACCTCACTAGGTATAGCGGTAGTTAGCTCTGCTCTTACCAGTGTTATCAGCGCAGTTGATTACAGCTCCCACGGGAAGACCGAGGGAAATGCGGAATTTTGCTCCGGACGAGCCGCCACGTCCTGTAACAAACCAAAACACAAGGATTTAGGATGGGAGTGGATTATTTAACCCAGGAGGAAAATACTTAATTGCCAGAATTAATTCAAGTCGACCTGTATTTCCCTCACACATGGTCCAAAATATGGTCTAGCAATAGTATCTAAAAATCATTCATCTTTAAATCTCCATAACCCTTATTGGATAGAGAATTTTAAAGCGTTACTATTCTCATGTGAAAAAATTTCCCAGCCCCAAATGGCCAACCCTTTAttgagatacacacaaaatgctggagtaacacattgggccaggcagcaactctggagaaaagggatgggtgatgttttgggtcagaacccttcatcagactttctACCGTTCCTTTCCACACTCATTATTGGGACTGACCTCCTGGTTCAAGGCACCtcagtcagtggaaatttcaaaacAAACACTAGACATTTAGAGAccacctccgttctaaattcaAGACTGTATTGACTCTGCTTATGACAACTATTACCCACTAAACTCCAAAATTAATCTGGTGAAGCACATTTGTTTCTTAGACGGGGATGCCAGTACTTTATGTTGTATGCAAGGTGATAAggacatatcactgtaccttaattggtacacgacaATAAAAGACGTTGAAACTTGAAGATGTGCTATCACCATTGTATTGGAATTGTTTGAAGGGACCATGGAAATACAAGGCTGCTGGTGAAGGGACCATGGAACTACAAGGCTGGTGAAGAGACCATGGAACTGCTGTTGAAGCAAGGGACCATGGAACTACAAGACTTTTAGCTTTCACACCTCTCAACAAATCATATCATTGACAAGTTCATCAGGTTGTGCAAAAGCAAAAACTAAAGAGTGAAGAACAATGAACCAGAACAACTACCATTTTCCAGCCTGACAGCAGTTCAAAGGCGCACATACCTCAACATAAACTTAGTAGAAAATGCTAGATTCACTCCAACATTTCCAGCAATTGATGCTGCAATCCAATTTTTGTGTGTTCTTCAATGAAAGGGAACATAGCTGGAAAAAAGGCTGCTAAAAGGGGGTTACGGGCTACaaagttgttggggggggggttcagaAGTAAAGGCTGCTGAAGGAGGGGGTTACAGGATTACGACACTGATGAAGAACACAGAACTACAAGActtaaaaggggggggggggaagacacaTACAGGATTAAAGGGGTAAAACAGAAAGACAGGACTGTTAAAGGAGGCACACAGAACAAAAAGGCTGGTGAAGGGAACCATGGAACTACAAGGCTGGTGAAGGGAACATGGAACGGCTGGTGAAGCAAGAGACCATGGAACTGCTGATGAAGGGACCGTGGAACTACAAGGCTGGTGAAGGGACCATGGAAATAAAGGCTGCTGGTGAAGGGACCATGGAACTACAAGGCTGGTGATGGGACCATGGAAATAAAGGCTGGTGAAGGGACACGTGGAACTACAAGGCTGGTGATGGGACCATGGAAATAAAGGCTGGTGAAGGGACCATGGAACTACAAGGCTGGTGATGGGACCATGGAAATAAAGGCTGGTGAAGGGACACGTGGAACTACAAGGCTGGTGATGGGACCATGGAAATAAAGGCTGGTGAAGGGACACGTGGAACTACAAGGCTGGTGAAGGGACCATGGAACGACAAGGCTGGTGAAGGGACACGTGGAACTACAAGGCTGGTGAAGGGACCATGGAACTACAAGGCTGGTGAAGGGACACGTGGAACTACAAGGCTGGTGAAGGGACCATGGAACGACAAGGCTGATGAAGATACCATGGAACTACAAGGCTGGTGAAGGGACACGTGGAACTACAAGGCTGGTGAAGGGACCATGGAACTACAATGCTGGTGAAGCAAGGGACCAAGGAACTACAAGGCTGGTGAAGCAAGGGACCATGGAACTACAAGGCTGGTGAAGCAAGGGACCATGGAACTACAATGCTGGTGACGTTTGCCACGAAGTAGCTTTGCCATCATTTGCTAACTCGCTCTACAGTTAAGAGATGCATGAACCCAGCCGGGGATCCAGGACATCAGAGCCCCAGGCCCAGGTTGCTGACCGCACAGAGCAGTGTGGCCCGCCTCACACCACCAAcaccaccagcagcagcagcagccccgCTTGCCCAGCCAGCCTCCAACATGGCGGCCACCGGCGGCAATTTCTCAAAGCATCTATCACACGCTTAATCTAGTTGATGGTCGACCAATACCCGGGTGAAAAGATGGCTAGGGTGGTTACACGACGGGTTGGGGCGGTAACGTCCATGATCTTCTAACACCGACGGCTGATGGCGGCGGATTTCCCTGGGCTCGGTCGCTCCTCCCGCTTACCTCGCTTAGACATGGTGGCGCAGGGA encodes:
- the rpl23 gene encoding large ribosomal subunit protein uL14; protein product: MSKRGRGGSSGAKFRISLGLPVGAVINCADNTGAKNLYIISVKGIKGRLNRLPAAGVGDMVMATVKKGKPELRKKVHPAVVIRQRKAYRRKDGVFLYFEDNAGVIVNNKGEMKGSAITGPVAKECADLWPRIASNAGSIA